From the Cryptomeria japonica chromosome 2, Sugi_1.0, whole genome shotgun sequence genome, one window contains:
- the LOC131050817 gene encoding uncharacterized protein LOC131050817: protein MSIFSFISWRDWSLQLYFIYCGMTSQVIKVDTTTEMHCWVPTTPSPKKPTLVLIHGFGANAMWQWYLQIRPLLHNFNVYVPDLVFFGKSYFTGNERSEFFQAESVMKLLKQLGVTRFHLGGISYGGFVAYRLAHLFPDSVEKVVIISSGVCMVYEDKDELFKNNDSLVVADILLPKTPDHLRLLMKFSLNRPPTMVPSFILQDFINVMYTEQRERKVELLQHVAFSKEGAPPLPVLNQETLIIWGADDLVFPLELGHRLKRHLGDKAKLVVLKEAGHAVQLESPHEFNNVIKTFLIGSSL, encoded by the exons ATGAGCATTTTCAGCTTCATATCATGGAGGGACTGGTCTCTGCAACTCTACTTTATCTACTGCGGTATGACTTCCCAAGTGATTAAAGTGGACACAACCACAGAGATGCACTGTTGGGTGCCCACAACACCATCTCCCAAAAAGCCCACCCTTGTTTTGATTCATGGCTTTGGAGCCAATGCAATGTGGCAGTGGTATTTACAGATCAGGCCCTTACTGCACAATTTCAATGTCTATGTGCCTGACCTTGTTTTCTTTGGGAAGTCCTATTTCACTGGGAATGAAAGATCAGAGTTTTTTCAGGCAGAGTCTGTGATGAAGCTATTGAAGCAATTGGGCGTGACCAGGTTTCATTTGGGTGGGATTAGCTATGGTGGGTTTGTGGCGTATAGGTTGGCTCATCTGTTCCCTGACTCTGTGGAGAAAGTTGTTATTATTAGTTCTGGAGTGTGCATGGTGTATGAGGATAAGGATGAGCTTTTTAAGAACAATGATTCTCTGGTTGTGGCTGACATCCTTCTGCCAAAGACTCCAGATCATCTGAGGTTACTGATGAAGTTTTCATTAAACAGGCCTCCTACAATGGTTCCCTCGTTCATTCTCCAGGACTTTATCAAT GTAATGTACACTGAACAGAGGGAGAGGAAAGTAGAATTGTTGCAACATGTGGCTTTTAGCAAGGAAGGAGCACCACCACTTCCTGTGTTAAATCAG GAAACACTTATAATATGGGGTGCTGATGACCTTGTTTTTCCACTGGAGCTAGGGCATAGGTTGAAAAG GCATCTGGGTGACAAGGCCAAGTTGGTGGTGTTAAAGGAAGCTGGACATGCTGTTCAGTTGGAGAGTCCACATGAATTCAATAATGTGATAAAGACATTTCTTATTGGTTCCTCTCTATAA